The Elaeis guineensis isolate ETL-2024a chromosome 11, EG11, whole genome shotgun sequence genomic interval GTTATTATtgttatcattattattattttatgatttttatgaagtCTTTGCCCTATCGTCCTGGGAATTGGGATCCAAGGTTTTCGTCATAAGAAGTCCCTGGCTCAAACCGTTATCAGCCGTTTTACTCTCATAATAAGATCATTATTTTACTGGAATTTTATAATTAGCTTAAGTCATTGATGTTGATTATGACGAAAAAAAGGGCGTTAGAATGGCCTTTGTCCTGACTGAAAGATAGCCAATTTTCTTGTATTATAGTAACTTTGCTATTACTAATCCATTTTCTTCTGTTAGACTTATAGCAGCTTTAGAGAGACTTATGGCAGCAGCAGCTGTTATGATATAAATAAGCAAGGGTGAGATTATATgttaaatattttatctttcttaTAAAAAATTCAATATTATAAAATCGGTGATAGGTTATATAAATTGCATATCCTAATGTGGAAGATCTTAATTGCAACTCATTTTGCTCGTCCAAATCTTTGCAATAAATGAGCATAATGAAtgaaatcaattgggctagtatAAGAAAATACATGATAGAATTCATAAATTAGAAAATCACTTTAGTAATCATTATCTCGAGGTTTTTAAAATACTGATACATTTAAATTTATTAGATTTTGATAATTAGATTTTACTAAAATACAATATCATAACTAGACCATTTAGGTTTAATCTGCTTGATTTTTTATTAgagcatcaaatacacaaatttttaatttaagataCCCTTTAGAGTATACATTATCTTCCAAAGTTTAGACTCACAATTTGAAATGATCCACCATTCATtttcaatcataaattttttctcaaatacttaatagTTAATATAAAGCATGTAGTCCCACTCATAAAATAAAGAGCTTTTCAAACAAAAAAGGTGATAATATAGCCTACTCAAACATGTGCACTAAAACAAAGAGCCAAACTTCAAAACCTCACTCTAAAAAACCAATACTATGACACGAGGACATCTATTACAATCCAACGGACTGATTCTGGGCAATAAAAGTACCACTTTCTGATCATGAATGAATGAAAGTGAGATTTATCATGTTAACAGGTATAAATGTCCTCCAACATTACAATAAAAAAGATCCATAAAAAAGAGCCTCCACTGCTACAACTCCGACATGACTCATGTATGGATCATCACTCGTTGATCCCATGCCTTCATAATATCGTACTAGGAGTTTGATAGTTTGATACACCATATCCTTCTCAATGGACTATGACAAACCCTTTTAATCCCTCatctaccaattcaaataaaatgacAAATTATCATTTGCCATTATGAATCCATTCGGCATATTTCCAATTCAAATATGTGGCAGCTACTTCTAGTTTACAGATTCCCATCCTTAGATTGATCAGGCAGCCGAATCTTCTTTACCCATCGATGAAAGAATTTCCTTGTACATGGTTAAAATTTCTGGTATTGGAATGTAGACTGGATAATTGGACAATAAAGGCTCCAATTGAATGAGATATAAGGAACTGATAATAGAGTGCTCCGTTGTAAGCTTCAAGCATCGTAGCTTTATCCTGAAAACATGTGGAAAAAACAAGGCAAGTTTAGAAATGAACAGCTTGTTAGGCAAAAACATACTTCGTTCAGTATCTCACAGTCACAACCAAGTTTTTCAAAACCTGTTCCTAAAAGGAGAAAATTGATATTAACTTTCAAAAACATGACAATATAAAGTATGATACGTCAATACTTACAAAAGCTCAATTTGCAGCACACAACATACTAGACAGCAGCAAATCTAAAAGAAGCATGTAAATATGAATATATGGATAATGATCAAATGCATGAAGTTATTGTCATCGTCCATTTCCCACTAGACCATTATAAAATCCAGTAACACTGTAGAATTGTCaagtcttgaacttttcaagttccATATGAAGGTCATGCAAACAACCAAGTTTTGGTTTTACATCAGTAACTAAATAGTTTATCAGTCAAAATCATATAACAAGTGAACACATCTCATTCTAATGTTGCTTTCTGCAGGAAACCAGTGCATGAGAATGCCAAGGTGCATCACAGCAGGTATTAATTTGAACATGAGAGAAGTGGTTACCTACAGCAAACGGAAAACAGTTAAATACATATAAACCTTGAAaacaaaaggcttctgatcaaatAGGGAGATTGATGTTGGAGAAAAGCTTACCAAACTAAGAGCTGTAGTTCCAGAAATAGAAGATACATTTTTCCCTGTATCAAAATATGGTAAGTGGCTGCTAGTCTGAAAGACCTAACAAGGACTAGCTAGAAAATATGCTGTCACGCCCCcgcccgagatcgcgagcaggaggtcgcggcaactgccgcatacttatgaagaactctctccacaagcatgcaaaacatctcatcacgatatcaatgcatcacgacggaataaattcaaataattattattcaactttaattcaaataattaaatcaaatattttacatccaataaagtttcactaaaaataaaatgatagatctaagttcaatgaagttgacaatgctaaatctcgcctctaaaagctgtcCCAATATTATTTTCCACGCTcacaattaattatctgaatctgaaaaataaaaaataaaggtaatgagctagacagcccagtaagtaacaaatatctcaactagatatttcagatatttatataattttcaagaacaatgctatgaataaacataaaaatatatttcacgcTAATTCAATGTAAATCCAAtcctttcaaatattcacatataatataatcataaatccgattcgaattaAAACACttataactcaacagcctcgtcTATGactaacgtttaacccccattggcggggtctactaaataccagcacacaatcaccactggcagggtccactaaacaccagcgcacaagccccactggcaggatccactaaataccagtgcacaacccctactggcaggatccactgagtaccaacgtataatccccattaatggggcccactgaaacataattAGGCTGacagcataaatccgatctgtatcaaaacacttttgtatcataacatatcataatttctattgaacatatgcataatcaataaactcATAGTATTTTAGAATCACTTTTCGTTCAAAacacaatttcataaatcatacataatttcaaagaataattatttattttttgaaaaaatatgaaatatctcgagaagatgattcattacttatcttttacAGAttactgaacgaatagatcgattaatctctaggagattcttcagtgcctattatccaaaattatattcttgtattaattttatttcaaaattaaatctaacaaatcacaGATCAAAACTCTACTTAGGATTAGActcttcactaaactcgatcagaataatcaaaagaagtttttcactatgctaatcttagaaagataactttGTAACAGAAACATCTATCAAGAGAGAAAagcaatctagagagagaaaattttagagagagaaagtaaaagagaaagtctaattctagagagagaaaataagggttcagactgaaggaagagagagaagagagagaaactctctctcatttttattttgttatttatttatttttttttttcttttctttttctttttcttttcttttttctttttcttccttcttcttcccgtggcctcccatgggtgaaacagatgaaacaggggaccgtgaggtcccctcataaGGTTGGCTGACCGACGGCCGATCGGCATGGGAATGGTTGGCAGCCGGAGGATAGTGCATCGTCTTCAAAAGGAACCCAAAATTGTGGCTGGCGGCGACCACTGGTGTTCCcaaaactagaaaaaaaaatcaaacctttatTTTGACAAAATCCGACGACCCCGATCGCCGGCGAGTGTGTACgttggcacgggaaggaagggagagaggagaggaaaaAGGAAGGGAAAAAGGATTTCTGACGATCTTCGCCGTTTCGCTCCGAGTTTTCACGGTAGGAGGAAGGAAAAAGGATCTCCCCCTGAAATAGAatcggaggggaggagtttgactcctccctggCGGCCTTTCCAACTCTGATTAGGAGTCGTCgatggtggaagaagactcccacagggagtcttcttcatttttatttttggGCTTTTgagtttaaggcccaatgggccgggTGTTACACATGCATAAGAGGAAAAAGCATATGTTTAAATAAATGAGAAACTACCAAAGCAAGACTAATATCAAAGTGAACAAGGAGGAACCGAGCATAAATCTTATAAAAACCGCATAGAACCCATTATACAACAAGGGAAAAACTGATAATTACAGCAGCTCAAACATGTTATCTGTCAAGCACATGGTATTTCATGTATTGCAATGTAGACAAGGACCATAGCTATATTTGGAGGTCTGTAATTTCcaaatcatgattttattcttTTCCATGATATAAACTTTAAacctttattttatttatttattttgtgtgtgtgtgtggtggggGGCGGGGGAGGGAACAGTCTTGATATTTTCTAAAAAATAGATAATTACAAATTTGTAATTTTTGGATGTTCTTGGGTATTTTCATGGAACAATTAAGCCCCCAATATCACAAAATCAGGACTTAATTTCCAAAAACATGCAAATCATGGAATTACATGATTTAGTTGTCCAAACACACCCTACAgccatataaatataggtctttATAAAACATTTCCATCAGTAACAGTTCCTTAAAGATTCTGCTCCCAACTGCTATATTATAAACTTCTGTTGATGAATGTTAAGgactaattttaaaataaataaaaatgttATATTTGTACTTCAATACCTAACTatctattattaaaaaaaaatacatagtattgtatcaaaaaaaaaaaaaaagatagtagTAAATCGCACAAAAAGAAAATTCTAGCATCATGTAGATGCGCAATCATTTGAGGGTGCGAAAAGTTACCTCAATGAGATGCAGATTTGAGGCACAGCTCAAGAGAACAAAAGCAAATTCTCCAATTTGAGCTAACGACACAGCCACCTTTGAGTTCAAACAAAGTGAAGAGGGATGCTTGATCATTATATGATCAACAATTATTTAGTTCCATCAAAATATTCTATAAGTGATACTCACAAGAAATGATGTTCTGGTGATGTATCCAAAGGCCTTGATCACCATGGCTACCAGAACTGTTTTAACTATCACAACCAGAATGACAGATGCGAGCAGTATAGCAGCATGGTTCCAAAGAAAGTGCACATGTATAAGCATGCCAATGATTGCAAGGAATAGCACTGCAAAGAGGTTATGGATTGCTTCCACCTTCAATGCAGGAAAgcacaaaaaataaaatcagttATAATGAATCGTGCACCTGGCATCAGTATGATAAAACGTTCAAGTTTAAAGCAAAGGGTCTGCTTACCCAAAAAATAAACATACAGTTCAAAAAATGAACTAGTACTGCCAATCAGCCCTTAATATGACCAAAACAATCACTTTAACTAAGCTCAAAATGTAGAACTCAAGCTCTGATGATAACACATTTAAGATTGGCATGCTTTAATCATACTTGCATGAGCTGAATAAAGAAAATCGGATGATGTCATGGTCGACATGtgcttttttcaagaagacaagtcAAAAACTACATGATTAAACAATTTCAAAGTAGACAGGAGTTAACAAATTGCATTAACAAAAACAACCATTGTAGGCCAATATTTTCATTAATAACATACTGTAAACTCAGAATTTCataataaatatttctttagcaaCCCTGGAGGATGGAGAGATGacccctcttcttctctctcttgattaTGATCCAGGAGCATGTGTAAGTTATTGAAGAACTAGAAACTCTAGCTGGGCTGTATACTACAGTGGTAATTAATGATATCAATATCGTTGCACCCTCTTCTCGCGAGGTCAATGTTGTTTTATACCAAGGGGAGCTCTACAAATGGTACTACTAGATTTCTTTTAGTGTTCCTAGCCTTTAGTTTATCTGCAGAAAATTATGGCATCTGGTTTTAATAATAAGGTGCATAACGAGAATATGAAACAATTACTTCTTACTGTCGATTCTTCTTATGTTTAGAGTCTCTTCTTCTGAGTAAGTATACTAATGTCACGACACCCTGATGAAATATGACACTGTTGTTTCTATTGCTTGTGACAGCGGAGGTCAAAAAACAGACCAACCAACTTTACAGAATTTCTCAACGCAAACAACAAAGTTCATTTTTTTGAGAAAGTAACAGAAGTAATATTGCAATATTATTCACTCCAAAAGCAGGCAGCCACCAATCAGATCAATGTGAACCTAGACGCCAAGAAAAACAAGAATGAAAGTTTACTGACGGCAGTGAAACTTGTTTCCAATCCCATGACATTATATACATATGTTAAACTTCAATTCCAGCCTCCGTTCTTCCCCTAATCACCAACTAACCCTCTTGAAGCAAATGCTCCTTCCATATCAAATAAACCTACCAAGAAGAGATCTTCGCCCCCGCGCccccaacaaaaaaaattaatattgaaTCTTTCTGCATCTGATCAACTATTTAAAGTCTAGGTAAAAACTTATTTCCGAAGGATCGCACAAAACCCTATCTTCAGAAACTTGAAGCTTAAAAAGCCACGTACAGAGGTTGTTGGTGAAAATgggaaaatctaattgaataaagTATCGGCGAAGCTCCCCGTCCCCGTGCTGTTGTGCGACGCCCTCATGGCGAGGTCTCCGTAGAATTTCTCTCTGGTTTCCTTGTCCAGCCTCGCGGCCACGCGAATTCTCGTGCACGGCGAGGTAAACACAAGGAAGATGAGGAATCGAGCCTTCCCAGGCCGGATCGATCCCCGCGCCCATCGGATCGGGGACGGGAGCTACCGGCGGCGATCGGCGGAGGAGAGCGAGGGGATTTGGTGATTTGAGGGAAGCACTAGGAAAAGAGGAGGGTTCGGAATcggagagcagagagaggagaGGCGGGCGCGGAGGCTTTTGGGTGCGAGGCGGGAGAGAAGGCTCGAGGCTCCAACGACTTCTTCGCCATCGATAGGTAAACCGTTGGGCTCGGAGGCTCCCTACGGGTCCACGGGTCCACCGGATGGACGGTGTGACATGGTGTTACAGGATAGCCCGGTGAGCTCCTTTTGGGGGTGATCCCGAACCCGCCTGTCTTGGCCCCTAAGCTTGTGGGGTCGGACCCGGGTAGGGTTAAATCCGCATGAGATTTGTATTGGAATTAGACCTACATCTGAACCAAGTGGATCAGGATGGTTCTAAGACGAGTCTAGGTTTACACAGCTAGGTCCGGAATCTTGAGCTAATTTTAATTTTGTGTCGAATGGCTTAAAATTGAATTCTTGAGAAAAAAATGGTAATTGAATCCCAAGTTGAGATGGATGCTAATACATGGATCAACCTTTGGAAATCAGCTAGCTCTGGGCTAGTTGGATTGAGGTCCACCAACCCACTTCAACCCTTGCTTGGTTGGAACTTCTCAGAAGTTGGAAATTATGTTTAAAAGAATTTATGCTTCGAACACATAACTGTCTTTGGCCCGCCATGTGTGGCTGTGGGTTggtaggttcaataaaatctaaCTTTATTTCAATACAAGGTATCAGAACGAGAATTTTGGTTCGGTATGTATGGAACTGAAGAGTGGTACTGGCTTTTTAACTTCTCATTGGGTAAGCATCTATTTCATCTTATTGTTTGGAAAAGCAAATTAAATGCATCAGTTAATAGGTTGATTCTAACAGAGTTAATATACATATCATCTCAACATGTTTTATTTACTCTCATATTATAAGATATGGTGTACTTGGACAAAGTACATGTAATTCAATAAGACATCCGTGGTTTAAAGAGATGCGACAAATTCTTTGTATAGCAACCATAGCAAGGGGTGCCAACCGTCGGATAACAACCTCTTAAGTCTCATTGGCTATTGCATATGCTTTGTTGTTTTACATGATTTTGTAATGGATAATGGTATTACGCTTTCTTTGTCTTGCTTGCACTTCTCCTAAGAAGTGCATGGCTTAATTTATATGTGAATTTATTCTATGCACAAAAAGAAAATACTTAATGTTTTTTTAGATAAGTAGTGTCTTTTATTTATTATGCTATAATTAGGAAATTATTTCATTTGCTTCTATATGCACGGCATCCATGTAAGCAGCTCTCCAACTTAAAAGATAAATGAATGAAAAATAGAGGTGCCATCACACATCTTGTGAAAGAACTGTGGGAAGAAGAAAACTTCTATTAAATACACGTAGCCTGAAATTTTATCCTGATTTCTTTGCACACAAAGTGAAAGTAAATGATTTTTTAAGTATATCATGTCGCGAGACTAGTATTCTCATGTCTATACCTCAACTTGCTAATAAGCAAATAGAATACAAAATTAGAATTTTTGTAATTTAACAAGCCTCTGCACCCATCACTTTAAGAAGGTCCTACATTTGAGAATCAATAAAGTTCTTAATCTTGGAAAATTAAGTGCCTTCCCTAACATATCAATTATGTgacttgaaaaataaaagaaaatgtatGTTAAAGGTGCTCTATTTAGGCATGAATAAAGTAGTGCAAATTAGGCCGGGTTAAACAAATTTCATCCTCAATCCAACAAGTATTTCATGTTGGCCAGGACCATAGCATATGTAATCTGTGCCGGATTTTTGTTTTAAAAATGTCAACTGATTTTAGATCATGTTGAATTTAGGTCAAACTTTAGGAAATAAAACCAACCTGAACACAATTTGAATACCTGCAATTATAGTCACAATTAAGCCCACAACAAACCCTAATCCAGACATTACTCGAACCAATCTAGCCCAACGCACATTATGCTTAGGTTGAAATTTTGGAGTTCGAGTGGGTTTTAGTTCTGCAATCAAATGTATTGATGCTTAGGAAGAGCATTGTCTTGGCTATTTTTTACAACCCAATTGAACCTTGATTGGCTTTTTCAACTTGACCCAAAGCTTGCACCTATAAGGAGTGACTTCTACATCTGAACTCTGCTTCAACGGGTCTTTTTCTATATCTCTAGAAGGTTGAGACAGGATACCTATCTAGTGTAAACGGGGATGTACAATAATAAGTAAGCTAATTAATCACACTAGGAACGGTCTAGGGCTTGCCCCCACACCACCTTGTTGAAAGGCTGGTCAAGCCAACGTTGTCAATAAATCATGCACGGCATATTTGAAATAATATAATAGGTGGGCTACCCTTGCTTAATCGTGTTTTCTTTGTAAATTATTCAGGGCAACAGAAATATCACACAACCATTCATTTCAGCTTattaaaattttcatgatttaTCGTTTTGTATTGTTTAATAAGTCTTGCTAGTCTATTGAGCTGAAACTTCCTGCCCACTCTAGATCAAGTCAGGCCAGACAGCACCATTCCAACTCCAACACACTAGTTAGTAGCCACTTGACCTAGCACATTGGGTCCAATGAGTCATTGGCTGTCGTGTGTTGAAACCACACCGATTCAATATTGTGTGAAAATATGAAGTGGATTGCAGAGATCGGAAACCGCCCTCCAACCATCAAGTGCTTGCTTGTTTGTTGCTTTGCACAACAATGATGATCTTGCATGGACAATCTAGCTCCTCCCTTTTTGTTACCTCCAAATTCACCATCTAGATTGATATATGATGCGTGTACTGCATATTCCGTATATAGTATACAGCCCTAAAAAATATGTAAGACTTGTTGAATGAATAACGATCTTCATAAcacaaattattattttaaaatagaaTAGATTAATTTTGAATGTTTGTCTGTATCATATGTGTTGGGATAGATCTTCATCGTTTAGCCACTAATATTTATCCTCATCTTTTCACCGATTAAGTATGCAGCCTTACGAATTGAGCAGATTTAGATCGATGGAATAAAACTAAGTCGATATTTGACCAACTAAGTTCGACATACTGCCGACGTCTGATGATGACTTTCTCGATATTTTACTGACTATATCTGTTGCTGCCAATCCCTTCGTTACCTgttcgtcgggaacgagcacctacaaaatgaagtccgcactaATCGGAGTTATTTTCGATGGGGAtcctccgatgtttaagtcaAAGAAGGAGACTGGATAACAGTAGAATGAGAACGGAGATAGAGCTCAGCGTATCAAAATTAGCTTACCGAAATTTGTTGCcttatcccctttttatagagtagatcgTCCTAACTGTCGGATATGGTTCCACGATTAGCGGCGTAGAATCACAAGACGGTAATCTCATAGTGGGTTATTAATCTCCATGGATTATGCCGCGATATCAGTGAAGTAACCATCCGTGACGGTTATGATATAGTTGAATGAGTCGGCCGACTGTGCGTCGGGAGTCGGTTGTCGGTTAGTAACTCTGGAATACCGACGATCGAAGTAGTTTATTGTCTGTAGAGTCCGAACATCGACCGCCTACCGATTTTGATTCGGC includes:
- the LOC105054174 gene encoding K(+) efflux antiporter 4; the protein is MLIHVHFLWNHAAILLASVILVVIVKTVLVAMVIKAFGYITRTSFLVAVSLAQIGEFAFVLLSCASNLHLIEVTTSLMFKLIPAVMHLGILMHWFPAESNIRMRIKLRCLKLTTEHSIISSLYLIQLEPLLSNYPVYIPIPEILTMYKEILSSMGKEDSAA